The Parcubacteria group bacterium ADurb.Bin159 genomic sequence GTTTTTTTGCCGTGAAAATAACCAGGGCTCGACCAATTTTGTAAGCTATTTCTTCATTGAAATCTTCAGGATAAATGCCCCTGATATCATAAGGACCAAAAATTGACGGATTCACTTTATTGGACATATTTGGCAATATTCATATATTGATATTCTAATTTATTTTCGTTTTTTGGCAATAATAACCAAATTATTTGCCTTAAAAATATTGGATTTGTTTTCTATAATTTCAAAATCTTTTTTTAATAATTTTTTAAGCTCATTTTTACTGAAAGCGTGATAATAACGCCAAATAACGTCATTTTTTGCTTTCCAAGGAATAAAGGTATCGCCGTAATCCAATCCCCTTTCCCGTTTTCCCAAAAGCATTAATAAATTGTGATATTTTAAGAGAAATTTGAATGAAAATAAATTCCAAACACTTATTACCAAAAATCCTTGAGGCTTAAGAACTCTGGCGCATTCTTTTATGGCTTTTTCCCTTAACGATAAAGAAGGAATATGGTGAAGAACAGCTAAACTAAAAACTATATCAAAAAAATTAGAAGAAAAGGGAATGTCCAAGATATTGCCATTGGTAAAAATGGGATTATTACTTTCATTGGGCCATTTATTTTTAGCCAAATTAATCATTTTAGAAGAAGTATCAATGCCGAAATATTGAATGTTTTCTTTTCGAAATATCGAATAAAGTCTGCCGTTTCCACAGCCAATATCCAAAATTTTATCATTTGATTTGATAAATTTGTTAAATTTTCTAAAATCAGGCCATAGTTGAGAACGTGAAACTGAAAATTCTTCAGCAATAGTGTCAAAGTTTTTTATATTTTCTTTAAGAATTTTAATGGCTATTTCTTGTCGCATAATTTTTTTCGAAGATTTCGCTTTCGCGAAATTCTAAAATTTGTATTCTATATTATAAATTCTATTTATTATGGACCCGAAAATATTAAAACGAGAATTAAAGAGAAAAAAAATACTTAACGAAAAAGATATAGTTGATTTACAAAGAAAAATTGCTAAAAAATATAAAATTTTTCTTCCTAATAAAATAGATATTCTAACTGCCGCTAAAGAATTAAACATTAAAACTAATTTCAAGAAAAAACCAATTCGCTCTCTTTCTGGTGTGGCTATTGTCGCTGTTTTAACTAAGAATTTTCCCTGCCCGGGAAAATGCATTTATTGTCCAAATGAAAAAAATTTG encodes the following:
- the rebM gene encoding Demethylrebeccamycin-D-glucose O-methyltransferase; the protein is MRQEIAIKILKENIKNFDTIAEEFSVSRSQLWPDFRKFNKFIKSNDKILDIGCGNGRLYSIFRKENIQYFGIDTSSKMINLAKNKWPNESNNPIFTNGNILDIPFSSNFFDIVFSLAVLHHIPSLSLREKAIKECARVLKPQGFLVISVWNLFSFKFLLKYHNLLMLLGKRERGLDYGDTFIPWKAKNDVIWRYYHAFSKNELKKLLKKDFEIIENKSNIFKANNLVIIAKKRK